In Candidatus Tectomicrobia bacterium, a genomic segment contains:
- a CDS encoding SDR family oxidoreductase — protein MARVLIAGCGYTGAALGLLLSKDGHEVWGLSRNPARLPAPIRPLAADLTDPRSLGSLPPGIGAVAYAAGADGREEEAYRAAYVTGPRNLTGALLARGQRPGRFLFTSSTAVYGQKNGEWVDEDSPVSEEPYTRRLLLEGERLVREAGGVVLRLTGIYGPGREGLIRSLREGKAVSPEGPARYTNRIHRDDAAGAMRHLMALERPAPLYIGVDHEPSDRGEVLRWLAKEMGLPPPWVGPAVEYRSDPGNKRCSNARLLASGYRFRYPTYREGYAAILKGG, from the coding sequence ATGGCGCGCGTCCTCATCGCCGGGTGCGGCTACACCGGGGCGGCGCTGGGCCTTCTCCTCTCGAAAGACGGCCACGAGGTCTGGGGCCTCTCCCGGAACCCGGCGAGGCTCCCCGCCCCCATCCGCCCCCTCGCGGCGGACCTGACCGACCCGCGCTCGCTCGGTTCCCTCCCCCCGGGCATCGGCGCCGTGGCCTACGCCGCCGGGGCGGACGGCCGGGAGGAGGAGGCCTACCGGGCGGCCTACGTGACGGGCCCCCGGAACTTGACCGGGGCGCTCCTCGCCCGGGGCCAGCGGCCCGGGCGCTTCCTCTTCACCTCGAGCACCGCCGTCTACGGGCAAAAGAACGGGGAGTGGGTGGACGAGGACTCCCCCGTCTCGGAGGAGCCCTACACCCGCCGCCTGCTCCTGGAGGGGGAGCGCCTCGTGCGCGAGGCCGGGGGAGTGGTGCTGCGCCTGACCGGCATCTACGGCCCGGGGCGCGAGGGCCTCATCCGCAGCCTGCGCGAGGGAAAGGCGGTGAGCCCCGAGGGTCCCGCCCGCTACACCAACCGCATCCACCGCGACGACGCGGCCGGCGCGATGCGCCACCTGATGGCGCTCGAGCGCCCCGCGCCCCTCTACATCGGGGTGGACCACGAGCCCTCGGACCGGGGCGAGGTGCTGCGCTGGCTGGCGAAGGAGATGGGCCTGCCGCCCCCCTGGGTGGGGCCCGCGGTGGAGTACCGGAGCGACCCCGGCAACAAGCGCTGCTCCAACGCGCGCCTCCTCGCCTCGGGCTACCGCTTCCGCTACCCCACCTACCGGGAGGGCTACGCGGCCATCCTGAAGGGAGGGTGA
- a CDS encoding SCO family protein — MPPAPSQRKLILPAAISLAALLAAALLWLAQRELSSLPTYGEVPEFSLTDARGRPAGSKDLAGKVWVADLIFTRCTDTCPLQTAGMARLQAEFAGEKELRFVSITTDPAYDTPAVLAQYAARHKADLATWYFLTGEEKEIARLAREGFRLAFATRSSRREAPRARLDRAWAALAPRAAFAHHDEKHPAEISHSSRFVLVDRGRRIRGYYMSGEPESLQKLRRDIRNLLGR, encoded by the coding sequence ATGCCCCCCGCTCCGTCCCAGCGGAAGCTGATCCTGCCCGCCGCGATCTCGCTGGCGGCGCTGCTCGCCGCGGCCCTGCTGTGGCTCGCGCAGCGGGAGCTCTCCTCGCTGCCCACCTACGGGGAGGTGCCCGAGTTCAGCCTGACCGACGCCCGGGGACGCCCCGCCGGGAGCAAGGACCTGGCCGGGAAGGTCTGGGTGGCGGACCTCATCTTCACCCGCTGCACCGACACCTGCCCCCTCCAGACGGCCGGGATGGCCCGCCTCCAGGCCGAGTTCGCCGGGGAGAAGGAGCTGCGCTTCGTCTCCATCACCACCGACCCGGCCTACGACACCCCCGCCGTCCTCGCCCAGTACGCCGCGCGCCACAAGGCGGACCTCGCTACCTGGTATTTCCTGACCGGGGAGGAGAAGGAGATCGCCCGCCTGGCGCGGGAGGGCTTCCGCCTGGCCTTCGCCACCCGTAGTTCCCGGCGGGAGGCGCCGCGCGCCCGGCTGGACCGGGCGTGGGCGGCCCTCGCGCCGCGCGCCGCCTTCGCGCACCACGACGAGAAGCACCCCGCCGAGATCAGCCACAGCTCCCGCTTCGTGCTCGTGGACCGCGGCCGCCGCATCCGGGGCTACTACATGAGCGGGGAGCCGGAATCCCTCCAGAAGCTGCGGCGGGACATCCGCAACCTGCTGGGGCGCTGA
- a CDS encoding YeeE/YedE family protein, translated as MSALILGLPVGLLFGFSLQRGRFCMYTAFRDLMFVRDATLFRAYVLALLIQTAIIHLLAAGGLLEIGTLGFPWLAALLGGLIFGVGISLAGGCSSGTWYRVGEGMMGSWLAALGYGISVAAVFWGPLRPWVALLSAYEAPQGWRSLPGLTGLPPGIFLALFVAAGSLWLWRSPRPRVFTGWSWPRTGFTLGLIAALAWVASAATGRKYGLSITGPTGAWMRYITAGDAPNGDWGMWMLLGVPLGAFISAGWSGEFKWRAPDPRRMAMQLLGGLLMGVGAAAAGGCNIGHGLTGLGALSTASLLVVLSIMAGIWAGTRVFFMRR; from the coding sequence ATGAGCGCCTTGATCTTGGGCTTGCCGGTCGGTCTCCTCTTCGGCTTCTCCCTCCAGCGGGGCCGCTTCTGCATGTACACGGCCTTCCGCGATCTCATGTTCGTCCGCGACGCCACCCTCTTCCGCGCCTACGTCCTCGCGCTCCTGATTCAGACCGCCATCATCCACCTGCTGGCCGCGGGGGGGCTGCTGGAGATAGGTACGCTCGGCTTTCCCTGGCTGGCTGCTCTCCTCGGCGGGCTCATCTTCGGGGTGGGGATCAGCCTGGCAGGCGGCTGCTCCTCGGGCACTTGGTACCGGGTGGGGGAGGGAATGATGGGCTCCTGGCTGGCCGCCCTGGGCTACGGAATCAGCGTTGCCGCCGTCTTCTGGGGGCCGCTGCGGCCGTGGGTCGCGCTTCTGTCCGCCTACGAGGCCCCGCAGGGGTGGCGCAGTTTGCCCGGCCTGACGGGGCTCCCGCCGGGCATATTCCTCGCGCTCTTCGTGGCGGCGGGCTCGCTGTGGCTGTGGCGCTCGCCGCGCCCGCGCGTTTTCACCGGCTGGTCGTGGCCGCGCACGGGTTTCACCCTCGGCCTCATCGCAGCCCTGGCATGGGTGGCCTCCGCGGCTACCGGAAGAAAATATGGACTGAGCATCACGGGGCCGACCGGCGCCTGGATGCGCTACATCACGGCGGGGGACGCTCCGAATGGGGATTGGGGGATGTGGATGCTTCTCGGCGTTCCCCTGGGAGCCTTCATCTCGGCCGGCTGGAGCGGGGAATTCAAATGGCGGGCTCCCGACCCCCGCAGGATGGCGATGCAGTTGCTGGGAGGCCTCCTGATGGGGGTGGGGGCCGCGGCGGCGGGAGGCTGCAACATCGGTCACGGGTTGACCGGCCTGGGCGCGCTGTCCACCGCGAGCCTCCTGGTGGTCCTTTCGATCATGGCAGGCATCTGGGCGGGCACCCGGGTGTTCTTCATGAGGAGATAA
- a CDS encoding sulfurtransferase TusA family protein, producing MPTEKTLDLRGDVCPGPLIQVQEAVSQAERGDSFLVLVDYPLAAESIARWAEGEGYAVSIGQRRGEWEIRFRLP from the coding sequence ATGCCCACGGAGAAAACGCTCGACCTCCGGGGGGATGTCTGCCCCGGTCCCCTCATCCAAGTGCAGGAGGCCGTCAGCCAGGCGGAGCGGGGAGATTCCTTTCTCGTCCTGGTAGACTATCCCCTCGCCGCCGAGAGCATCGCCCGCTGGGCCGAAGGGGAAGGCTATGCCGTCTCTATCGGCCAGCGCCGCGGGGAATGGGAGATCCGGTTCCGCCTTCCTTGA
- a CDS encoding amidohydrolase family protein — protein MAAKPAPRPLDRLLAGGTLVSGHGRQEASIGFRDGRVAWIGRPEEAPPAAEALDVSGRLVLPGAVDPHAHFRAFSSHIDTLADTARSAAHGGVTTLCGYATGEEGESMAATLDRVREEGEGGCPIDFTLHAWIFEDFDYIRGIPEAVARGVTSFKVMMGYRKRGWGRCVPDDYTYAAMETAGRCGGIVLVHAENGLVVDYLENRAVATGADGAEFLRRGRPPQVEAEAVARSIHLADLAGCPLYIVHLTCREALAETRRARAEGKDVVVETCPQYLTLTEGIVDRLGSLAKVAPPLRTAEHLEVLWEGIRDGSIDTVGSDHASYTAAQKSEKSFIESPYGMPGTELLLPLLYSEGAAKGRTSLERVVQLVCENPARVLGLYPRKGALLVGSDADAVVLDPKARTAVRAAGQHTKSDYTPFEGWELSGRIEMCLVRGEVVIRDGKEVRRPSCGKFIPRERAAGRAALQPGFARKGKNRLG, from the coding sequence ATGGCCGCGAAGCCCGCCCCGCGCCCGCTCGACCGCCTGCTCGCGGGCGGCACCCTCGTCTCGGGCCACGGCCGCCAGGAGGCCTCGATCGGCTTCCGGGACGGCCGCGTCGCCTGGATCGGCCGGCCGGAGGAGGCCCCGCCCGCCGCCGAGGCCCTGGACGTGAGCGGCCGGCTCGTCCTCCCGGGGGCGGTGGACCCCCACGCCCACTTCCGGGCCTTCTCCTCCCACATCGACACCCTGGCCGACACCGCGCGGAGCGCCGCCCACGGAGGCGTCACGACGCTGTGTGGCTACGCCACGGGGGAAGAAGGCGAGTCCATGGCCGCCACCCTGGACCGCGTCCGGGAGGAGGGCGAGGGCGGCTGCCCCATCGACTTCACCCTCCACGCCTGGATCTTCGAGGACTTCGACTACATCCGGGGCATCCCCGAGGCCGTCGCCCGGGGCGTGACCTCCTTCAAGGTGATGATGGGCTACCGCAAGCGGGGCTGGGGCCGCTGCGTCCCGGACGACTACACCTACGCCGCGATGGAGACGGCCGGGCGCTGCGGGGGCATCGTCCTCGTCCACGCCGAGAACGGCCTGGTGGTGGACTACCTGGAGAACCGGGCCGTCGCCACGGGGGCGGACGGGGCGGAGTTCCTCCGGCGCGGCCGCCCGCCCCAGGTGGAGGCCGAGGCGGTGGCGCGCTCCATCCACCTCGCGGACCTGGCCGGCTGCCCCCTCTACATCGTGCACCTGACCTGCCGGGAGGCGCTGGCCGAGACGCGCCGCGCCCGGGCCGAAGGGAAGGACGTGGTGGTCGAGACCTGCCCCCAGTACCTCACCCTGACCGAGGGGATCGTGGACCGCCTGGGCAGCCTGGCCAAGGTGGCCCCGCCCCTGCGGACGGCGGAACACCTCGAGGTCCTCTGGGAGGGGATCCGGGACGGCTCCATCGACACGGTGGGGAGCGACCACGCCTCCTACACCGCCGCCCAGAAGTCGGAGAAGAGCTTCATCGAGTCCCCCTACGGGATGCCGGGCACCGAGCTCCTCCTGCCGCTCCTCTACAGCGAGGGCGCCGCCAAGGGCCGGACGAGCCTCGAGCGCGTCGTCCAGCTCGTCTGCGAGAACCCGGCGCGCGTCCTCGGCCTCTACCCTCGGAAGGGGGCCCTTCTCGTCGGGTCGGACGCCGACGCCGTGGTCCTCGACCCCAAGGCCAGGACCGCCGTCCGCGCCGCCGGCCAGCACACGAAGTCCGACTACACCCCCTTCGAGGGCTGGGAGCTGAGCGGCCGAATCGAGATGTGCCTGGTGCGGGGGGAGGTGGTGATCCGGGACGGGAAGGAGGTCCGGCGGCCCTCCTGCGGGAAGTTCATCCCCCGGGAGCGCGCGGCGGGCCGGGCGGCCCTCCAGCCGGGGTTCGCGCGGAAGGGAAAGAACCGCCTCGGTTGA
- a CDS encoding methyltransferase domain-containing protein — protein MSVRVGGREPRAWSDQVKDFVRERYAHLCAARAYPPGGRARAREAGYPAAWVEALPDSVAEAYCGCGYALEEVELAGVRLAVDLGCGAGLDARLLAERLGGRGRVLALDFSLAVARRARAAAERAALAVGDMERLPLRDGIADLVIANASLNLTVDKEAALAEAARILRTGGRLVAREMVRAGPLPAEIERDSSAWNASLGGVPEEDEWRAWLAQAGFAGVRISHHRPFPPVAAVRIEAVKA, from the coding sequence ATGAGCGTCCGGGTCGGGGGCCGCGAGCCTCGGGCGTGGAGCGATCAGGTCAAGGACTTCGTGCGCGAGCGCTACGCTCACCTCTGCGCGGCCCGGGCCTATCCGCCCGGCGGGCGGGCGCGCGCCCGCGAGGCGGGCTACCCCGCCGCCTGGGTGGAGGCTCTCCCGGATTCCGTGGCGGAGGCCTACTGCGGGTGCGGATACGCCCTCGAGGAGGTGGAACTCGCGGGGGTGCGCCTGGCGGTGGACCTGGGCTGCGGCGCCGGCCTGGACGCCCGCCTCCTGGCCGAGCGGCTGGGCGGGCGGGGGCGCGTCCTGGCCTTGGACTTCTCCCTCGCCGTGGCCCGCCGCGCCCGCGCGGCGGCGGAGCGGGCGGCCCTCGCCGTGGGGGACATGGAACGTCTTCCGCTCAGGGACGGGATAGCCGACCTCGTGATCGCGAACGCGTCGCTCAACCTGACGGTGGACAAGGAGGCCGCCCTGGCCGAGGCGGCGCGCATCCTCCGAACCGGCGGGAGGCTCGTGGCGAGGGAGATGGTGCGGGCGGGTCCGCTCCCGGCCGAGATCGAGCGGGACTCCTCCGCCTGGAACGCTTCATTGGGCGGCGTGCCCGAAGAAGACGAATGGCGGGCATGGCTGGCCCAAGCCGGCTTCGCCGGGGTGCGCATCTCGCACCACCGGCCCTTCCCGCCGGTCGCCGCGGTGCGAATCGAGGCGGTCAAGGCGTGA
- a CDS encoding metallophosphoesterase family protein, giving the protein MRIAFYSDIHAQLAPLQAVLEAVDKERVDWEVVPGDLVMGGPEPAEVLDALMKRPRCLPLMGNFDRWVVDGVDQGPNDFPNRNDSSRLTREHLSKKHLDWLKALPRSLVLTPELGHDLLVFHGTPDDDEGALPLRLTDEEVKQRLKGARAEVMAFGQVHGPYVRKIGGVTLIATASAAVNWDGDNRPAYVVAEYGGKGRWNIEIKRVTYDFEAQAKKNERSWDPGGDKQAKTLRTGYYWNPAHMPH; this is encoded by the coding sequence ATGCGGATCGCCTTCTATTCGGACATCCACGCGCAGCTCGCACCCCTCCAGGCGGTCCTGGAGGCCGTGGACAAGGAACGGGTGGATTGGGAGGTCGTCCCCGGCGATCTCGTCATGGGAGGGCCCGAGCCGGCCGAGGTGCTCGACGCCCTGATGAAGCGGCCGCGGTGCCTCCCCCTCATGGGGAACTTCGACCGCTGGGTGGTGGACGGAGTGGACCAGGGGCCGAACGATTTCCCGAACCGCAACGACAGCAGCCGCCTCACGCGGGAGCACCTCTCGAAGAAGCACCTCGACTGGCTCAAGGCGCTGCCCCGGTCCCTCGTCCTCACCCCGGAGCTCGGGCACGATCTCCTCGTCTTCCACGGCACCCCGGACGACGACGAGGGGGCGCTCCCCCTCCGCCTCACGGACGAGGAGGTGAAGCAGCGCCTCAAGGGAGCCCGGGCGGAGGTCATGGCCTTCGGCCAGGTGCACGGCCCCTACGTCCGCAAGATCGGCGGCGTCACCCTCATCGCCACGGCCTCGGCCGCCGTGAACTGGGACGGCGACAACCGGCCGGCCTATGTCGTCGCCGAGTACGGCGGCAAGGGCCGGTGGAACATCGAGATCAAACGCGTCACCTACGACTTCGAGGCCCAGGCCAAGAAGAACGAGAGGAGCTGGGACCCGGGCGGGGACAAGCAGGCCAAGACCCTCCGCACCGGGTACTACTGGAATCCCGCCCACATGCCCCACTAG